From Pararhizobium sp. A13:
TACGACCTAATTTCCTACGACGGCCAGGTCTATCTCGCGCCGACCGGCGCCCATGGCGAAAGCTGGGTGTTCTATTCGAAGGAAGCCTTCGAAAAGGCCGGTATCGCAGAGGAGCCAAAGACCTGGGACGAATTCTTCTCCGGCCTCGACAAGCTGAAGGCCGCCGGTATCGTCCCCGTCGCCTGGGGCGGCCAGCCCTGGCAGCAGACCAAGGTCTTCAACATGATCCTTCTCTCCCAGGTCGGGATCGACGGCTTCCTGAAGATCTATGTCGACAAGGACAAGAGCGAGGCCTCCATCGAAGGCGTCAAGAAGGCCCTAGATATCCTTGGCAAGCTGCGCGGCTATGTCGATGACGGCGCGGCCGGCCGCAACTGGAACGACGCGACCGCCATGCTGATCACCGCCAAGGCCGGCGTGCAGTTCATGGGCGACTGGGCGAAGGGCGAATTCACGGTCGCCGGCAAGGAAGCGGGCAAGGACTATGGCTGCATGATCGTTCCGGAATCGCCGGGCATGGTCTATATCGCAGACTCCCTCTGGTTCCCCAAGACCGGCAACGCCGGGACCAACAAGGCCCAGAAGCTACTGGCCGAAGTCGTCATGGACCCGGCTGTCCAGGTCGAGTTCTCTCTCAGGAAGGGCTCGGTTCCGATGCGCGCCGACGTCGACAAGTCGAAGCTGGACGTCTGCGCCCAGAAGGGCCTCGAGCTGATGAGCGCCGGCAATATCGTACCGGATCAGGCGATCGTGCTGACGCCCCAACAGGTCGGCCTGCTCGATGACTTCGTCGACGAATACTGGAGCGGCGGCTCGAACGAGACGGCCTCCGCGGCCGAAAACTTCTTCGCCATCTTCGAGTAAGATTGCGCCCGTGGCGCTGGCCTGATCGCTACGCCACGGCTGCCGGCCGCCGCCTTGCGCGGCGGCACGCGCTCCGCTTTCCATCCGTCAAAGAGCTGGCCGATGCCAATGAAACGAAAACCCCACCTTTCCGCGACCTTCGCTCTGCTGCCGACATGGTTCGTCGCGGTCGTGGTCTTCATCGGCACCATGGGCTGGTCGATCCGCCTGTCCTTCACCAATTCAACGCTGTTCCCATCGTCGACCTATGTCGGCTTCGCCCAATATGCGAAGCTCTTCTCCTCCGCCAAATGGCTCGCTTCGTTGCAAAATGTGCTGATCTTCGGCGTCCTTTACGTCGGCGGCTGCCTGCTGCTCGGTTTCCTGCTGGCGGCGGCCCTCGACCGCAAGATCCGCTTCGAAAGCGCCTTCAGGACCATCTTCCTCTATCCCTATGCCATGTCCTTCGTGGTGACGGGCCTGATCTGGCAGTGGATGCTCAATCCGACGCTCGGCATCCAGGCGAGCGTGCGGTCGCTCGGCTGGGAAACCTTCGTCCTCGACTGGGTGGTCAATCGGGACATGGCGATCTATGCGCTGGTGCTGGCAGGCGTATGGCAGGGCGCCGGTCTCGTCATGGTCATTGCACTCGCCGGCATGCGCGGCATCGAGGCCGAGCAGTGGAAGGCGGCGCGAATAGACGGCATCCCTGTCTGGCGGATCTATGTCTCGATCATTCTGCCGCAGCTTGGGCCGGCGCTCGCCGCTGCCGGCATGCTGCTCGCCATGGGCGTGATCAAGACCTACGACATCGTCGTTGCCATGACCAATGGCGGCCCCGGCAATGCGACAGAGGTGCCTGCGAAATTCATCATGGACAACCTGTTCGGGCGCCAGAACCTCGGCCTCGCCACGGCCGGCGCCACGGTGCTCGTCCTCGGCGTGATCATTGCAGTCGCTCCGTTCCGTTACGCGATGCACGTGCGCAGCAAAGCCAAGGGAGCTCGTTGATGGCCCGACCCCACCCAAGTGGCCCGAAGCCGACACAGATCACCGCTGGCCGCATCGGCCTCTATGCCTTCCTTTTCGTCGCGGCGCTCTTCTTCCTGCTGCCGCTCTACACCATGGTCGTCACCTCCCTGAAAACGATGGACGAAATCCGGCTCGGGCGCATCTTCGCCCTGCCAGAAACGCTTGACCTCTCCGCGTGGATCACCGCCTGGTCAGGGGCCTGCATGGGAACCACCTGCGTCGGTATCCGCACCGGCTTCTGGAATTCGGTGGCGATCACCGTTCCCTCGGTCGCGCTCTCGGTCTTCGTCGGCGCCGTCAACGGCTACGCGTTGTCGCTCTGGCGGCCGCGCGGGGCAAACGTGCTCTTCGGTCTGCTGATGGCCGGAGGCCTCATCCCCTACCAGATCTTCCTTTATCCGATGGTCCGGGCGATGGCGAATGTCGGCCTCTACAATTCACTCGCCGGTATCATTCTCGTCCATGTCATCTTCGGCCTGCCGCTGGTGACGCTGCTCTTCCGCAACTACTTCGTCAGCGTGCCGGAAGAGCTATGCAAGGCTGCGCGCGTCGATGGCGCCGGCTTCTGGCGCATCTTTTTCGAGATCATGCTGCCGATTGCCGTGCCGATGGTCGTCGTGGTCTCCATGCTCCAGTTCACCGGCATCTGGAACGATTTTCTGCTCGGTCTCGTCTTCGCCGGGCGCGACAACCTGCCGATGACCGTTCAGCTCAACAACATCGTCAACACCACCATGGGCGAGCGCAATTACAACGTGAACATGGCGGCGACGATCCTGACCGCCATCGTTCCGCTCGCCATCTATTTCCTGTCCGGCCGCTGGTTCGTGCGCGGCATCGCCGCCGGCGCAGTCAAGGGGTAACGCTTCCATGCAATCCGCCGTTTCCATCAAGGATCTGAAAATCGCCTATGGCAATCATTCGGTGATCGAGAAGATGTCGATCGACATCGCGCCCCGGGAATTCCTGGTCCTGCTCGGCCCGTCCGGCTGCGGCAAGTCCACACTTCTGAACGCTATCGCCGGCCTTCAGGACATCACCGCCGGCGAGATCTGGATCTCCGGCAAGAACGTCAGCTGGGAGGAGCCGAAGGACCGCGGCATCGGCATGGTCTTCCAGTCCTACGCGCTCTATCCGCGCATGTCGGTCCGCAAGAACCTCTCCTTCGGTCTCCGCGTCGCGGGCCTGCCGAAGGCCGAGATCGAGGCGCGTGTCGCGCGCACAGCCGCCCTTCTCCACCTCGATAAGCTGCTCAACCGGCGGCCTGCAGAACTGTCGGGCGGCCAGCGCCAGCGCGTCGCCATCGGCCGGGCGCTGGTTCGCGAAGTGGACGTCTTCCTCTTCGACGAGCCGCTGTCTAACCTCGACGCCAAGCTACGCAACGAATTGCGCGTCGAGATTAAGAAGCTGCACCAGAGCCTCGGCAACACCATGATCTACGTGACCCACGATCAGGTCGAGGCCCTGACGCTCGCCGACCGCATCGCCATCATGCGCGATGGCGTGATCCAGCAGCTTGCCTCGCCAGCAGAGATCTATCATCGCCCGGCCAATCTGTTCGTCGCAGGCTTCATCGGTGCTCCGTCCATGAATTTCGTCGAGGGCCGGATTGAGCGTGGCAACGGGTCGCCTGTCTTCCTGAGCAACGGACTTGCGGTCGATCTCTCCGGCTATTCCTTCCAGGCGGCAGCGTCGGATGGACCGGCAACGCTCGGTTTCCGCCCGGACCACCTGGTGCTCGACGGCGAGGCAAGTCGCCTCCCCACCCTTCCTGGTCGCGTCTCCGTTGTCGAACCGATGGGGTCGGAGGCAGTCCTCTGGTTCGACTGGGCCGGCCAAAGTCTCTCGCTCCGGCTTATGGGCGAGGTCACCCTGCAGCCCGGCGACGCCACGGCTCCCGGGATCGATATTGCCAAGGCGTCGCTCTTCGGCGCCGACGGATCGCGGCTGTGATGCACGATCCCTTTGTTTTCTCGCAGTTCCGGACGCGCTTCGCGCGTCTTTGAGGAATAGCTCCAGAACAGGAATTGGAAAGACATGTCTCAGATCGTCTATGATGCGCTGGTGATCGGCTCCGGCGCGGCGGGTTCCTTCGCGGTAAAGGAACTGACGGCGCAAGGCCTGTCGGTGCTGCTTCTCGAGGCCGGTCCCGCCGTCGGGCCGAAGGATTTCGATCCCGCCCGCAAGAAGGCGCCTGCAAGCAGCATCAATATCTGGGAGCGCGCACGAGCCACCGTCAAAGGCCAGCCTATCCAGGCGCGTGCGGCCTTTTTCACCGAGCGTTTCAGCCACTTCTTTGTCAATGACCGCAAGAACCCCTACACGGCACCGAAGGACGCGCCTTTCCTTTGGATCCGTGGCCGTCAGGGCGGCGGGCGCCTCCACAGTTTCGGCCGGGTGCTGCTGCGCTGGACCGACGAGGACTTCAAGATCCGCTCGCGAACCGGCAAAGGCGTGGACTGGCCAATCTCCTATGACGAGCTCGCGCCTCTCTACGACGAGGTGGAGGCCTACCTGGGACTCTACGGAAACAAGGACAATGTGCCGACCCTGCCGGACGGCGTCTATGCAAGGCCCGCGAGCCTAACGCCCGCGGAACAAGTCTTCAAGGAGGCGGTCGAAAGCCGTTGGCCGGACAGGCACGTGGTGTCCTGGCGCTATATTTCCCCGGACGCCGAACGCGTGCCGCGGCCGCTCAGGGAGGCTCAGGCCAGCGGCCGGCTAACAGTCCAGTATGACGCAGTCGTTCGCCGCATCACCACGGACGATAAAACCGGCCACGCTACCGGCGCGGAATTCCTTGACCGCAACACGGGCAAGGTGTCGACAGTCCGCGCCGCGACAGTGGTGCTTTGCGCCTCTCCGATCGAAAGCGTGCGGCTCCTTTTGAACTCGGCGTCGACGAACCATCCGGGCGGGCTCGGCAACAGGTCCGGCGCGCTGGGGCGCTATTTCATGGACCAGCTTCCGTGCCTTGCCTTCGGTTCCTTCTCGAAAGCAAAAGGCTGGGCGCTCGATGAATCCGCACCAACGGACCCGTTCTACAACCCGTCGGGCGGGATTTTTATTCCCCGTTTCGGAGAGGACGATGCCGCTCGCGGTGACTTCGACTACCAGGGCAGCGTCGGCCGCGCCCCCGTGCCCGACGGCACCGACGCGCGCCTGGCCTTCTTCGGCTTCGGTCGCATGCTGCCCTACGCTGACAACCGCATCACGCTTGATTCCCGGCGCAAGGATGCCTGGAGCATTCCCGTGCCGCATATCCGCTGCGTCATGCATGAGGAGGAGCTTGCGCTGCTCCGCAGGCAGGAGGAAACCCTGATCGGAATGATCAAGGAAATCGGCGGCGACCTGGAGTTCATCGGCTCGCCCACCGGCCTTAAGGAGATGGGCAAGGGCGCCTTCCCCGAAGCCGACGTCTTCAGCCGGTTTATGTTCCGAAAATGGTTCCGCAAGACCATGTGCATGGGCGCGGCGATCCATGAGACAGGTGGTGCGCGGATGGGTGAAACCCCGAAGGCTTCGGTGCTCAATCCCTATAACCAGGTGTGGGACGCGCCGAATCTCATCGTCACAGACGCCAGCGCCTTCCCGGGCAGCGGCGTAGCCGGCACGACGCTCACCGTCATGGCCCTGACGATCCGCGCCTGCCGGAACCTCGTCGACCAGTATCGAGCGGGACAGCTGTAAGCACGTTTCGATGGCTCCAAAGACCCGACATCAAGCATAGTCAACGCGCGCTTGTTACTACAGATGGCACCAAAACCGCACAGCCTTTTTATCGCGTAGTCTGCTCGTTCGGGCAAATGCACTGTCTGCTGCCAAATGCCCCTTCCTACAACGGCGGGCTCCGCGGAGTGACGAACAAAGAAAAAACCTACGGCCGCGCACGGCGCGACATCCTCGCTTTGACAATCCCCCTTCCGCAAGTTCATTCAGGCGCTATGCTGTGTACCGAGAAACCAAGCGTGAGATCTTTCATGACGGAGCAACATCAGAGCCACTTCCGCGAACGGATGACAATTCTCGGCGATCTTGATGCTGCCTCCTTCGTCCCCTGGATCCAGCGCCATGCCGCCAAGCTCGGGCTCTCCCAGGCCATATCCCACACCAGCCCCGCCCGGATCGAACTCGAAATCGCGGGACCGGAAGAACTGATCGACATGATGGAGATGGGGTGTTCTCTGGGGCCCATCGACGTCTGGGTGGAGACGATAGAACGCACGCCGATCGACGACCAAACCGACTAGGGCCACGATGGCTCTTTTCGCCGCCCGTACATCTTTTGCCCCTTATTTAACCAATATTGCCATTGCGAAATAATTATGCAAACGTGAGGGCGCTGGGCTGCAGACCATCGGTGACGACTTCGGAGCCATAGCCAGCAAGACACTGATATTATGCAGAAAGTTGAGTCATGCTATCCGATACGACCGGCTCCTGGACGCCAGTCGCCCTTTCCGCGGATTTGCCGGCGGGAACCGTGATGCCGGCACGGACGCCAGCCGGATCAATTGCCCTCTGGCGAAGCGATTCGGGGCGCACTGCGGCATCGGCGGATCGCTGTCCCCATCGCGGGATGCGCTTGTCTCACGGCTTCGTGCGCGGCGAAGCGCTTTCCTGCATCTATCACGGCTGGAGTTATGCCCGGGCAGGAAACTGTCTGCGCATTCCAGCCCATCCGGGGCTGACGCCGCCAGAAACGATACGGGTGGCAACGCAGCAGGTCGAAGAGTCCGACGGGCTCATCTGGGTTGCCGTTGGAGAACCCGCAGCCCAGCCCCCGCGGTTTGAAGGCCTCGTCCCCCTGCGCTCCCTGCTGGCACATGCCAGCGTTGCGGCGCTCGAAGCTGCGGCCGGCGCGAAGGCCGGCCCCGAGGGTATTGTCTGGAAGGTACAGGCTTCGCAGACGATCCAGTTGCTGCTCGCCCCGCAGGAGGACGATCAGACGCTGATCCATGTTCTACTGAGCGACAACAGCAATCCGGCCCAGCGCATCGCCGCGTCACGTGCCGCCGAGACCCTGCGGCGAGCGGCCGAAGCTCTCCAGGCCAAAGGGATCGCGCCATGACGCACAATGCGATGATCGACGAGTGGTATCCGGTCGGCCTTTTCAGCGACCTCGACGCCGCGGGACGCAGGACGGCCCTGATGGGCGAGCCGATCGACGTCGCGCGCGACGCCGAAGGCAATGCGAAAGTGACGGGCGGAAATGGACGCCCCTTACCCGTATGCGTCCGCTACGGCCACGTCTGGTCGTCCATCGGCACCCCGCAGAAGGCGCTTTTCGCGATCCCCGAGGCTGACCAGGCCGGCCGCCGGTTTGTCGATGTCGGCGTGGTTCGCGTGCGCTGCTCGCCGCTGCGTGCGGTGGAGAACTTTCTCGACATTGCGCATTTTCCCTTCGTGCACACCGACATCCTGGGTGCG
This genomic window contains:
- a CDS encoding ABC transporter substrate-binding protein; translation: MKSTMKLFLAGVVFAGMLAPTHAEDKPTIEIMSSWTSGGEAAALNIIKTEFEKRGGVWKDSSIAGFGAADAAFQNRIVAGDPPGAKQGVIGLAAADFVGQGLFNPIDDVAVAGKWADALPKSIYDLISYDGQVYLAPTGAHGESWVFYSKEAFEKAGIAEEPKTWDEFFSGLDKLKAAGIVPVAWGGQPWQQTKVFNMILLSQVGIDGFLKIYVDKDKSEASIEGVKKALDILGKLRGYVDDGAAGRNWNDATAMLITAKAGVQFMGDWAKGEFTVAGKEAGKDYGCMIVPESPGMVYIADSLWFPKTGNAGTNKAQKLLAEVVMDPAVQVEFSLRKGSVPMRADVDKSKLDVCAQKGLELMSAGNIVPDQAIVLTPQQVGLLDDFVDEYWSGGSNETASAAENFFAIFE
- a CDS encoding sugar ABC transporter permease — its product is MPMKRKPHLSATFALLPTWFVAVVVFIGTMGWSIRLSFTNSTLFPSSTYVGFAQYAKLFSSAKWLASLQNVLIFGVLYVGGCLLLGFLLAAALDRKIRFESAFRTIFLYPYAMSFVVTGLIWQWMLNPTLGIQASVRSLGWETFVLDWVVNRDMAIYALVLAGVWQGAGLVMVIALAGMRGIEAEQWKAARIDGIPVWRIYVSIILPQLGPALAAAGMLLAMGVIKTYDIVVAMTNGGPGNATEVPAKFIMDNLFGRQNLGLATAGATVLVLGVIIAVAPFRYAMHVRSKAKGAR
- a CDS encoding carbohydrate ABC transporter permease, with the translated sequence MARPHPSGPKPTQITAGRIGLYAFLFVAALFFLLPLYTMVVTSLKTMDEIRLGRIFALPETLDLSAWITAWSGACMGTTCVGIRTGFWNSVAITVPSVALSVFVGAVNGYALSLWRPRGANVLFGLLMAGGLIPYQIFLYPMVRAMANVGLYNSLAGIILVHVIFGLPLVTLLFRNYFVSVPEELCKAARVDGAGFWRIFFEIMLPIAVPMVVVVSMLQFTGIWNDFLLGLVFAGRDNLPMTVQLNNIVNTTMGERNYNVNMAATILTAIVPLAIYFLSGRWFVRGIAAGAVKG
- a CDS encoding ATP-binding cassette domain-containing protein; this encodes MQSAVSIKDLKIAYGNHSVIEKMSIDIAPREFLVLLGPSGCGKSTLLNAIAGLQDITAGEIWISGKNVSWEEPKDRGIGMVFQSYALYPRMSVRKNLSFGLRVAGLPKAEIEARVARTAALLHLDKLLNRRPAELSGGQRQRVAIGRALVREVDVFLFDEPLSNLDAKLRNELRVEIKKLHQSLGNTMIYVTHDQVEALTLADRIAIMRDGVIQQLASPAEIYHRPANLFVAGFIGAPSMNFVEGRIERGNGSPVFLSNGLAVDLSGYSFQAAASDGPATLGFRPDHLVLDGEASRLPTLPGRVSVVEPMGSEAVLWFDWAGQSLSLRLMGEVTLQPGDATAPGIDIAKASLFGADGSRL
- a CDS encoding GMC family oxidoreductase, giving the protein MSQIVYDALVIGSGAAGSFAVKELTAQGLSVLLLEAGPAVGPKDFDPARKKAPASSINIWERARATVKGQPIQARAAFFTERFSHFFVNDRKNPYTAPKDAPFLWIRGRQGGGRLHSFGRVLLRWTDEDFKIRSRTGKGVDWPISYDELAPLYDEVEAYLGLYGNKDNVPTLPDGVYARPASLTPAEQVFKEAVESRWPDRHVVSWRYISPDAERVPRPLREAQASGRLTVQYDAVVRRITTDDKTGHATGAEFLDRNTGKVSTVRAATVVLCASPIESVRLLLNSASTNHPGGLGNRSGALGRYFMDQLPCLAFGSFSKAKGWALDESAPTDPFYNPSGGIFIPRFGEDDAARGDFDYQGSVGRAPVPDGTDARLAFFGFGRMLPYADNRITLDSRRKDAWSIPVPHIRCVMHEEELALLRRQEETLIGMIKEIGGDLEFIGSPTGLKEMGKGAFPEADVFSRFMFRKWFRKTMCMGAAIHETGGARMGETPKASVLNPYNQVWDAPNLIVTDASAFPGSGVAGTTLTVMALTIRACRNLVDQYRAGQL
- a CDS encoding acylphosphatase — translated: MTEQHQSHFRERMTILGDLDAASFVPWIQRHAAKLGLSQAISHTSPARIELEIAGPEELIDMMEMGCSLGPIDVWVETIERTPIDDQTD
- a CDS encoding Rieske 2Fe-2S domain-containing protein → MLSDTTGSWTPVALSADLPAGTVMPARTPAGSIALWRSDSGRTAASADRCPHRGMRLSHGFVRGEALSCIYHGWSYARAGNCLRIPAHPGLTPPETIRVATQQVEESDGLIWVAVGEPAAQPPRFEGLVPLRSLLAHASVAALEAAAGAKAGPEGIVWKVQASQTIQLLLAPQEDDQTLIHVLLSDNSNPAQRIAASRAAETLRRAAEALQAKGIAP